A window of Acinetobacter sp. TR3 contains these coding sequences:
- a CDS encoding ParA family protein, which yields MLTRVVFNQKGGVGKSSITVNLAAISAKQGLRTLVIDLDPQANSSQYLLGEDATYSADKAALEPNIENFFDDILGSTQQKGLISNAIGSILKAPRGKGLESYVHRTSFENLDVIPASPSLGALEHALESKHKIYKLRDSIQSLSARYDRIFIDTPPAFNFFTLSALISADRVLIPFDCDVFSKRALQTLIENVLETQDDHNDRLEIEGIVVNQFQSQAKLPREVVQQLKDEGLPVLASMLPPSVLMKESHQKNLPLIHLASEHKLTLAYVTLFGEIESKK from the coding sequence ATGTTAACTCGTGTGGTGTTTAACCAAAAAGGTGGTGTAGGGAAATCAAGTATTACAGTCAACTTAGCTGCAATTAGTGCTAAGCAAGGTTTAAGAACTTTGGTGATTGATCTTGATCCACAAGCAAATTCAAGCCAGTACCTTTTAGGTGAAGATGCAACATATTCTGCTGACAAAGCAGCATTAGAGCCAAACATTGAAAATTTCTTTGATGATATTTTAGGCAGCACGCAGCAGAAGGGATTAATTAGCAATGCCATCGGCTCGATCCTAAAAGCACCACGAGGCAAAGGTTTAGAGAGTTATGTTCATCGGACATCTTTTGAAAATCTAGATGTGATTCCTGCCAGCCCAAGCCTTGGCGCGCTAGAACATGCTTTAGAAAGCAAACATAAAATCTATAAATTGCGTGATTCGATTCAGTCACTCAGTGCACGTTATGATCGTATTTTCATTGATACACCGCCCGCATTTAATTTCTTTACCTTGTCGGCATTAATTTCCGCAGATCGTGTCTTGATTCCATTTGACTGTGATGTGTTTTCGAAACGTGCGTTACAAACTTTGATTGAAAATGTACTCGAAACCCAAGATGATCATAATGATCGCTTAGAGATTGAGGGAATCGTCGTGAATCAATTCCAATCTCAGGCAAAATTACCGCGTGAAGTGGTTCAACAATTAAAAGATGAAGGTTTACCTGTTTTAGCAAGCATGTTACCGCCATCCGTGTTGATGAAAGAATCACATCAAAAGAATTTACCCTTGATTCACTTGGCATCAGAACATAAGTTGACCTTAGCTTACGTCACTTTATTTGGTGAGATTGAATCAAAAAAATAA
- a CDS encoding threonine transporter RhtB has translation MIDSWFFVLAMLAVLLIPGPTNALLASATHQQGAFKTIIFIPIEWLGYVYGISLWALFIHLFEPIWPALDLILHTVSLALVLWMAFHLWKSAHLQKYDQRHQKIRKTKLFSATLKNPKTVLLAAGIFPVETWNSIENAVLVFAIFSVILIPVSIFWMYFGRALLVGSFNGIKADHLYKGSAMLLLICMLPMIFRLF, from the coding sequence ATGATTGACAGTTGGTTTTTTGTTTTGGCGATGTTGGCAGTGTTACTTATTCCAGGTCCAACCAATGCATTGCTCGCCAGTGCAACTCATCAACAAGGGGCTTTTAAGACGATAATCTTCATTCCAATTGAATGGTTGGGATATGTATATGGCATAAGTTTGTGGGCATTATTTATTCATCTTTTTGAGCCGATTTGGCCAGCTTTAGATCTGATTTTACATACGGTGAGTTTAGCATTGGTACTTTGGATGGCATTTCATCTTTGGAAAAGTGCGCATTTGCAAAAATATGATCAACGCCATCAGAAGATACGTAAGACAAAATTATTTAGCGCGACCTTAAAAAATCCAAAAACAGTGCTTTTAGCGGCAGGTATTTTTCCTGTTGAAACGTGGAATTCGATTGAAAATGCAGTGCTAGTTTTTGCGATTTTTAGTGTGATCTTAATCCCTGTAAGTATTTTTTGGATGTACTTCGGACGAGCACTTCTGGTTGGGAGTTTTAATGGAATTAAAGCCGACCATTTATATAAAGGGTCGGCAATGTTATTACTGATCTGTATGTTGCCAATGATTTTTCGATTATTTTAA
- a CDS encoding DedA family protein: protein MELIDFILHVDEHLLEFITNYGVWIYAILFLIIFVETGLVVMPFLPGDSLLFAAGALAASTGAMDPWVLGILLFIAAVLGDTVNYHIGRYIGPRVFEMNSRFINQQHLLKTQQFFQRHGGKTIIFARFVPFARTFAPFVAGAGSMNYKFFLTYNVIGAFCWIASFITLGYIFGNMPIVKDNFTHLIFGIIIISILPGVIGFVRQKLNERKAQ from the coding sequence ATGGAACTTATTGATTTTATTCTGCACGTTGATGAACACCTTTTAGAATTCATTACCAATTATGGCGTATGGATTTATGCCATTTTATTTTTAATTATCTTTGTTGAAACAGGCCTCGTAGTGATGCCTTTTTTACCTGGAGATAGCTTATTATTTGCTGCGGGTGCACTAGCAGCATCAACTGGTGCGATGGATCCGTGGGTGCTCGGTATTTTATTATTTATTGCCGCAGTATTAGGTGATACCGTAAATTACCACATTGGGCGTTATATCGGCCCGCGTGTATTCGAAATGAATTCACGATTTATCAATCAACAACATTTACTCAAAACACAGCAGTTCTTCCAACGTCATGGCGGTAAAACTATTATTTTTGCCCGCTTTGTTCCGTTTGCACGTACCTTTGCACCATTTGTCGCAGGTGCAGGCAGTATGAATTATAAATTTTTCCTCACCTATAACGTAATTGGTGCTTTTTGTTGGATCGCATCATTTATTACTTTAGGTTATATTTTTGGTAATATGCCAATCGTTAAAGATAATTTCACCCATTTAATTTTTGGCATTATTATCATCAGTATCTTGCCGGGCGTTATTGGTTTTGTTCGGCAAAAACTAAATGAGCGTAAAGCTCAATAA
- a CDS encoding DoxX family protein has translation MFNPNVIVKNIVTQSGVENIVTLVARILMAYIFIIAGWGKLSAYGATAGYMESMGVPAGLLPLTILVEFGGGLALLFGFQARLAAFGLGIFSIITAFIFHGADDQMQQINFMKNLAMSGGLFYLMLHGAGRLSLDHLIEK, from the coding sequence ATGTTTAATCCAAATGTTATCGTAAAAAATATCGTAACGCAGTCAGGTGTAGAAAATATCGTTACGCTTGTTGCTCGTATCCTAATGGCCTATATTTTTATCATTGCAGGATGGGGCAAGCTCAGTGCTTATGGCGCTACAGCGGGTTATATGGAATCGATGGGTGTGCCTGCTGGATTGTTACCTTTGACCATTTTGGTTGAGTTTGGTGGTGGACTTGCGCTGTTATTTGGTTTTCAAGCCCGTTTAGCTGCATTTGGTTTAGGTATCTTTAGCATTATTACCGCATTCATTTTCCACGGTGCAGATGATCAAATGCAACAAATCAACTTTATGAAAAACTTAGCTATGTCTGGTGGTTTATTTTATTTAATGTTGCATGGTGCTGGTCGTTTGAGCTTAGATCATCTGATTGAGAAATAA
- a CDS encoding NirD/YgiW/YdeI family stress tolerance protein, with translation MKQILMPCGIAILIGLSTSTWAGKDDHVLVQEAAKNNVSVAQATKLADETGVTLTGQITKHLRSDHYEFKDRSGTIGIEIDDDIWRKAGLKVGDHVRLVGEVDTHRYKPTDIEVIKIEK, from the coding sequence ATGAAACAAATCTTGATGCCTTGTGGAATAGCAATTTTAATTGGTTTATCAACATCAACTTGGGCAGGAAAAGATGATCATGTGCTTGTGCAAGAAGCAGCGAAAAATAATGTAAGTGTCGCTCAGGCTACGAAATTGGCAGATGAAACAGGTGTTACTTTAACAGGTCAAATTACGAAACATTTGCGAAGTGATCATTACGAATTTAAAGATCGGAGTGGCACGATTGGCATCGAAATTGATGATGATATTTGGCGTAAAGCAGGCTTGAAAGTAGGTGATCATGTTCGGCTAGTGGGAGAGGTGGATACCCACCGCTATAAACCCACTGACATTGAAGTGATCAAAATTGAAAAGTAG
- a CDS encoding DUF445 family protein, whose translation MIADFQQNFWLYISIPFISGFIGYVTKVIAIQMMFAPLEFKGLRLFGLPIGWQGIVPRKAEKMATIAVELMTSKLIQPQEIFARLDPKRIAQEIEKPLMAAAEDITREVAQQYQPGLWEGMPEFARKKLIKRVQAKAPEIVEHIMGEVQKDVIKYFDIKHMVISNLLKDKRLLNEIFKKVGKQEFKFFSNVGFVFGFAIGVVQMLCWVVTQGKYPWMLPMFGGFVGFFSDWMALQMMFRPLYPKKVLGYTWQGLFIKRQNEVAADYAALISKQLLTSRNMMEELFSGTNSDKVIELVSRHVKQEIDLQAGIVRPLVVYAIGGEKYQNLKAEVAERILKQLPETMRYVESYAEDAMDVRTTLVERMQKLSPEEFEGMLRPAFKEDEWSLIIVGAVLGFLVGEMQIHFML comes from the coding sequence ATGATTGCGGATTTTCAACAGAATTTCTGGTTATATATTTCAATCCCGTTTATTAGTGGCTTTATTGGCTATGTAACCAAAGTTATTGCCATTCAAATGATGTTTGCACCACTTGAATTTAAGGGACTAAGATTATTTGGTCTTCCAATCGGATGGCAAGGCATCGTCCCTCGCAAAGCTGAAAAAATGGCGACCATAGCCGTTGAGTTAATGACCTCAAAGTTAATTCAACCCCAAGAAATTTTTGCCAGACTAGATCCGAAAAGGATTGCTCAAGAAATTGAAAAACCACTAATGGCTGCCGCTGAAGACATTACCCGTGAAGTTGCACAACAATATCAACCGGGTTTATGGGAAGGTATGCCTGAGTTCGCACGAAAGAAATTAATTAAGCGAGTTCAAGCCAAAGCCCCTGAGATTGTTGAACATATCATGGGCGAAGTGCAAAAAGATGTCATCAAATACTTTGACATCAAACACATGGTGATTAGCAATCTCCTCAAAGATAAGCGTCTTCTCAACGAAATTTTCAAAAAAGTTGGCAAACAAGAGTTTAAATTCTTTAGTAACGTCGGTTTTGTCTTTGGCTTCGCTATTGGTGTGGTGCAAATGTTGTGTTGGGTAGTCACTCAAGGAAAATATCCTTGGATGCTGCCAATGTTTGGTGGATTTGTTGGCTTTTTCAGTGACTGGATGGCTTTACAAATGATGTTTAGACCACTGTATCCCAAAAAGGTATTGGGTTATACGTGGCAAGGTTTATTCATCAAACGTCAAAATGAAGTTGCAGCCGATTATGCAGCCTTAATTTCCAAGCAACTGCTTACATCACGCAATATGATGGAAGAACTTTTTTCTGGAACCAATTCAGATAAAGTGATCGAACTCGTCAGCCGCCATGTCAAACAAGAAATTGATTTACAGGCAGGTATTGTTCGTCCATTGGTTGTTTATGCGATTGGTGGTGAAAAATATCAAAATCTGAAAGCAGAAGTTGCTGAGCGTATTTTAAAACAACTCCCAGAAACGATGCGCTATGTAGAGTCTTATGCCGAAGATGCCATGGATGTTCGCACGACCTTAGTCGAACGAATGCAAAAATTAAGTCCTGAAGAATTTGAAGGCATGCTCCGCCCTGCATTTAAAGAAGATGAATGGTCATTGATCATTGTTGGCGCAGTACTAGGTTTCCTTGTTGGGGAAATGCAAATTCACTTTATGCTCTAA
- the guaA gene encoding glutamine-hydrolyzing GMP synthase codes for MTTNTQITEDRILILDFGSQYSQLIARRVREAGVYSEMYAYDMSEEDIRAFNPNGIILSGGPESVHEEGSPRAPQLVFELGVPVLGICYGLQTMSEQLGGKVEPGTVHEFGYAAVDVLVRDQLLGDLNDGDDKLNVWMSHGDKVSVIPEGFSVTASTPSCPFAAVSDETRRFYGVQFHPEVTHTAKGAELLSNFVHGICGCRNLWNSENIIDLRVEQLREQIGDQKVLLGLSGGVDSSVVAALLHRAIGDQLTCVFVDNGLLRLNEGEQVMDMFAKNMGIRVIRADAEQRFLTALAGEVDPEKKRKIIGREFIEVFAEEARKLDGVNFLAQGTIYPDVIESAATKNGKAHVIKSHHNVGGLPEDLAFELVEPIRDLFKDEVRRLGTTLGLPFEMLYRHPFPGPGLGVRILGEVKKEYADILRLADDIFMQELRASGWYDKTAQAFAVFQPVKSVGVVGDGRRYAWVIALRAVETVDFMTARFAHLPYDLVDKISTRIMNEIKDVSRVVYDVSSKPPATIEWE; via the coding sequence ATGACGACCAATACTCAAATTACTGAAGATCGCATCCTTATTCTGGATTTCGGCTCTCAATATAGCCAGCTGATTGCACGTCGTGTGCGTGAAGCAGGTGTCTACTCTGAAATGTATGCATACGATATGTCTGAAGAAGATATTCGTGCATTTAATCCGAATGGGATTATTTTGTCAGGTGGCCCTGAAAGCGTACATGAAGAAGGTAGTCCACGCGCACCGCAGTTGGTATTTGAATTAGGCGTACCTGTTTTAGGTATTTGCTATGGTTTACAAACCATGTCTGAACAGCTTGGTGGTAAAGTAGAACCAGGTACAGTACATGAATTTGGTTATGCTGCTGTTGATGTATTGGTTCGTGATCAATTGTTGGGTGATCTCAATGATGGTGACGACAAGCTTAATGTTTGGATGAGTCATGGCGATAAAGTCAGTGTGATTCCAGAAGGTTTCTCTGTTACTGCAAGTACACCAAGCTGTCCATTTGCTGCGGTAAGTGATGAAACACGCCGTTTCTATGGTGTTCAATTCCATCCTGAAGTGACACATACAGCGAAAGGTGCAGAGTTATTATCGAACTTTGTGCATGGGATTTGCGGATGTCGCAATCTTTGGAATTCTGAAAACATCATCGACTTACGTGTTGAACAATTACGTGAGCAAATTGGCGATCAAAAAGTTCTATTAGGTCTTTCTGGTGGTGTTGATTCTTCTGTTGTTGCTGCACTTTTACACCGTGCGATTGGCGATCAGTTGACTTGCGTATTTGTAGACAATGGTTTACTTCGTTTAAACGAAGGTGAACAAGTGATGGACATGTTTGCAAAAAACATGGGCATCCGTGTGATTCGTGCTGATGCTGAACAGCGTTTCTTAACTGCGTTAGCGGGTGAAGTTGATCCTGAGAAGAAACGTAAAATTATTGGTCGTGAATTCATCGAAGTTTTTGCTGAAGAAGCACGTAAACTTGATGGCGTAAATTTCCTTGCTCAAGGTACGATTTACCCAGATGTGATCGAATCTGCTGCCACTAAAAATGGTAAAGCACATGTGATTAAATCACACCATAACGTCGGTGGTTTACCAGAAGATTTAGCTTTTGAATTGGTTGAGCCGATTCGTGATTTGTTTAAAGATGAAGTACGCCGTTTAGGAACGACACTCGGTCTTCCATTCGAAATGCTTTATCGTCATCCATTCCCAGGTCCAGGTTTGGGCGTGCGTATTTTGGGTGAAGTGAAAAAGGAATATGCGGATATTCTACGTCTTGCTGATGACATCTTTATGCAAGAGCTTCGTGCAAGCGGTTGGTATGATAAAACTGCGCAAGCATTTGCAGTATTCCAACCTGTAAAATCGGTGGGTGTTGTTGGTGATGGTCGCCGTTATGCATGGGTGATTGCGCTTCGTGCGGTTGAAACGGTTGACTTTATGACAGCGCGTTTCGCTCATTTACCGTATGACTTAGTTGATAAAATCTCAACCCGTATCATGAATGAAATCAAAGATGTTTCACGTGTGGTGTATGATGTGTCATCTAAGCCACCAGCAACGATTGAATGGGAGTAA
- a CDS encoding restriction endonuclease produces MYTHYDLMLPLLRIMQSHDVTYSLKEAYEILLQELKCSEEDRNETMEDGRNVIFYRLQWAKTYLKKAGLIDYPKRAHFNLSNLGKSLDLSKIKKIDAQYLSQFDTFSEFRKINTKDRKEQRNESTQKDDEDSEELTPPEIISQQAKILNDDLKIELLNLIKGNSPQFFERLVVDLLVAMGYGGSHQDAAQAIGKTSDGGIDGIISEDRLGLDKIYIQAKRWEDTVGRPNIQQFKGALADQVAKKGVFITTSSFSKEAVESAKKSGIVLIDGEKLTSLMIEFGLGVQVERSFYIYKIDQDRFDEDSF; encoded by the coding sequence ATGTATACACATTATGATTTGATGCTGCCTTTGCTCCGTATTATGCAATCACATGATGTGACTTATAGTTTAAAAGAAGCTTATGAAATACTACTTCAAGAATTAAAATGTTCAGAAGAAGATCGAAATGAAACAATGGAAGATGGGCGAAATGTTATATTTTATCGTTTGCAATGGGCCAAGACTTATTTAAAGAAAGCTGGATTAATTGATTATCCTAAACGAGCGCATTTTAATCTGTCTAATTTAGGGAAAAGTTTGGATCTAAGTAAAATTAAAAAAATAGATGCTCAATATCTATCTCAATTTGATACTTTTAGTGAATTTAGAAAAATAAATACAAAAGATAGAAAAGAACAAAGAAATGAAAGCACGCAAAAAGATGATGAAGACTCTGAAGAGTTAACACCCCCAGAAATTATTTCTCAGCAAGCTAAAATATTAAATGATGATTTGAAAATTGAGCTATTAAATTTAATTAAAGGCAATTCTCCGCAGTTTTTTGAAAGATTAGTTGTAGATTTGCTTGTTGCTATGGGTTATGGGGGTTCACATCAAGATGCTGCACAAGCAATAGGTAAAACAAGTGATGGTGGTATTGATGGAATCATCAGTGAAGATCGTTTGGGTTTAGACAAAATTTATATTCAAGCAAAGCGCTGGGAAGATACCGTTGGTCGCCCAAATATACAACAGTTCAAAGGTGCATTAGCCGATCAGGTTGCTAAGAAAGGTGTATTTATTACGACCTCAAGTTTTAGCAAAGAAGCAGTCGAATCTGCAAAAAAATCTGGAATTGTCTTAATTGATGGAGAAAAGCTAACTTCTTTAATGATCGAGTTCGGTTTAGGTGTGCAAGTTGAGCGAAGTTTTTATATTTATAAAATAGATCAAGATCGGTTTGATGAAGATAGTTTTTAA
- a CDS encoding PadR family transcriptional regulator, which yields MRHQSDHRENEHDTHHREHPRTGRRGRLFESGRMKLLVLHLIQQNPKHGYEIIKEISDLVGDGYTPSAGTIYPTLTSLEEMNCISLLDAERKQYQVTEYGETYLKDQQEMLTALLEKLRIRREIHNNNQLIEIHRAMENLKTALRLKLSIADLQQEQIYQIAEKIDQAAIAIGRL from the coding sequence ATGAGACATCAATCAGATCATCGTGAAAATGAACATGATACACACCATCGAGAGCATCCCCGTACAGGGCGCCGTGGACGTTTATTTGAATCAGGGCGTATGAAACTGTTAGTTCTGCATTTAATTCAGCAAAATCCTAAACATGGCTATGAAATTATTAAAGAAATTAGTGATTTAGTCGGTGATGGCTATACACCAAGTGCAGGAACAATTTATCCAACACTGACTAGCTTAGAAGAAATGAACTGTATTTCTTTACTGGATGCCGAACGTAAGCAATACCAAGTCACTGAATATGGCGAGACTTATCTAAAAGATCAGCAGGAAATGCTGACCGCTTTGTTGGAAAAACTACGGATTCGACGTGAAATTCATAACAACAATCAACTGATAGAGATCCATCGAGCAATGGAAAATCTAAAAACAGCATTACGATTAAAACTCAGTATTGCTGATCTACAGCAAGAACAAATTTATCAAATTGCTGAAAAGATTGATCAAGCCGCAATTGCGATTGGACGTTTATAA
- a CDS encoding Fur family transcriptional regulator produces MLALQQKIKQAGLRVTHPRMAVLSLLAQQTDDLTVKQIYQRLNLQKQQLSLATVYRVVSDLVLAGLLVSYQFHRAETKFNLPRVSKNQLLQIHCADLTTAKQARFLQSLEAVFTQFQIDLMQIEIKENV; encoded by the coding sequence ATGTTAGCGCTACAGCAGAAAATTAAACAGGCAGGATTACGAGTGACGCATCCACGCATGGCAGTTTTATCTTTACTGGCACAACAGACGGATGATCTCACCGTGAAACAAATTTACCAACGTCTAAATCTACAAAAGCAGCAGTTAAGTTTGGCAACCGTCTATCGCGTGGTGAGTGATCTTGTCTTGGCAGGTTTATTGGTGAGTTATCAATTCCATCGTGCGGAAACGAAATTTAATCTTCCAAGGGTTTCTAAAAATCAATTGCTACAAATTCACTGTGCAGATTTAACCACAGCAAAACAAGCACGATTTTTACAGTCCTTAGAAGCCGTATTTACTCAATTTCAAATTGATTTGATGCAGATCGAAATCAAAGAGAATGTTTAA
- a CDS encoding DUF3861 domain-containing protein, protein MKQHQYHVTAEHLKDAKGQVSTYTEKLEFYTGNHDDIFEIVERLKKAELFDDQTTKSFAVGLKLFSEVMLENKDHPLFEEFLPQFGQFMKNLKQHVKKQVE, encoded by the coding sequence ATGAAACAACATCAATACCATGTCACGGCAGAGCATTTAAAAGATGCGAAAGGACAAGTCTCAACTTATACCGAGAAATTAGAGTTTTATACAGGGAATCATGACGATATTTTTGAGATCGTTGAACGTTTGAAAAAAGCTGAGTTGTTCGATGATCAAACTACAAAATCTTTTGCAGTGGGGCTAAAACTTTTTAGTGAAGTGATGCTGGAAAATAAAGATCATCCACTATTCGAAGAATTCTTGCCGCAGTTCGGTCAATTTATGAAGAATCTAAAGCAACATGTAAAGAAACAGGTTGAATGA
- a CDS encoding DUF2798 domain-containing protein, with amino-acid sequence MQQTKKTFFTKLPAKYAAWIMPLLLSGLMSATLSLVNLLMNVGLIDGFATKWLSIWLFSWLIAYSVVLIFLPLVRRLTGLIVEMPSH; translated from the coding sequence ATGCAACAAACAAAGAAGACTTTCTTTACTAAATTACCTGCAAAATATGCTGCTTGGATTATGCCTTTATTGCTATCAGGGCTGATGAGCGCAACATTATCATTGGTGAACTTACTAATGAATGTTGGGCTAATAGATGGATTCGCAACGAAGTGGCTGTCAATATGGCTGTTTTCATGGTTGATTGCTTATTCTGTAGTTTTGATTTTTCTACCTTTGGTCAGACGTTTGACAGGCTTAATTGTGGAGATGCCATCACATTGA
- a CDS encoding pirin family protein yields the protein MSNNNDYDISNSKDCETYINQFIQEFTIRSAEIGKGTVIKRALPSRQKRLVGAWCFLDHAGPVSFPAGDGLDVGPHPHIGLQTFTWMIEGTMIHTDSLGSKQLIRPKQVNLMTAGHGISHTEVAPETETKMHAAQLWIALPDDKRNMEPKFEHYPELPIVNKDQVEFTVLVGDFLETVSPVQVHTPLVGVDLTAQANTKTRIPLNPNFEYAFMALEGIAQVNGHELNADNMVVLETGLTEIEVELTEGHRVLLIGGEPFESPILLWWNFVGRTMQDLQQAREDWVNHDPRFGEIPDYQGKRLEAPVLPEQMRASK from the coding sequence ATGAGCAATAATAACGATTACGATATTTCTAACTCCAAAGATTGTGAAACTTATATCAATCAGTTTATTCAAGAATTTACGATTAGATCAGCGGAAATTGGTAAGGGTACAGTCATTAAGCGAGCCTTACCGAGTCGTCAGAAGCGTTTGGTGGGGGCGTGGTGTTTCCTTGATCATGCAGGGCCTGTGAGTTTCCCTGCGGGAGATGGTTTAGATGTTGGGCCACACCCACATATTGGTTTGCAGACATTTACATGGATGATTGAAGGCACCATGATACATACTGATAGTCTGGGTTCAAAACAACTGATTCGTCCAAAGCAAGTGAATTTAATGACGGCAGGTCATGGAATTTCTCATACTGAAGTTGCACCTGAGACTGAAACTAAAATGCATGCGGCACAACTTTGGATTGCTTTGCCTGATGACAAGCGCAATATGGAGCCAAAGTTTGAACACTATCCAGAACTACCGATCGTAAATAAAGATCAGGTTGAATTTACAGTTTTGGTAGGGGATTTCTTAGAGACAGTTTCTCCAGTTCAGGTACATACACCTTTGGTTGGTGTGGACTTAACTGCACAAGCGAATACCAAAACCCGTATTCCACTCAATCCAAACTTTGAATATGCCTTTATGGCACTTGAAGGCATCGCTCAGGTAAATGGGCATGAACTCAATGCCGATAATATGGTGGTGTTGGAAACGGGGCTGACTGAAATCGAAGTTGAGCTGACAGAAGGTCATCGTGTGTTACTCATCGGGGGTGAACCGTTTGAGTCGCCAATTTTGCTGTGGTGGAACTTCGTTGGACGTACCATGCAAGATTTACAGCAAGCACGAGAAGATTGGGTCAATCATGATCCCCGTTTTGGTGAAATTCCTGATTATCAAGGTAAGCGTCTCGAAGCACCTGTATTACCTGAGCAAATGAGGGCATCGAAATGA
- a CDS encoding OsmC family protein, with protein MSIIASAKVLTLPEPWKGEVTSGTHQFLTDKPESFGGHDTGPAPYDFLTASLASCTMITLRMYAQHKQIDLGEFTVEVDFHTNREQQERIERRVIFKQPISQDLQEKFLNVCSKTPVTKTLLRSLDIQTVIV; from the coding sequence ATGAGTATTATCGCAAGTGCAAAAGTTCTAACTTTACCTGAACCGTGGAAAGGGGAAGTAACGAGTGGAACACACCAATTTCTAACCGATAAACCCGAATCTTTTGGAGGGCATGATACAGGGCCAGCGCCCTATGATTTTCTGACTGCAAGTTTAGCATCATGCACCATGATTACCTTACGCATGTATGCACAGCATAAGCAAATTGATTTGGGTGAATTTACGGTTGAGGTGGACTTTCACACCAATCGTGAACAACAGGAACGAATCGAGCGTCGAGTAATATTTAAACAACCGATTTCACAAGACTTACAAGAAAAATTTCTCAATGTATGTAGCAAAACACCAGTTACTAAAACTTTGTTACGCAGTTTAGACATACAGACCGTGATTGTTTAA
- a CDS encoding glutathione S-transferase family protein, translating into MITLHYLQCSRSFRILWALEELGVDYQVEYYQRSPSYAAPESLKQIHPLGKAPILVDDEEVIVESAVILDYLQQQYDGQQKFKPEQAKDQRQYSYWMHYAEGSLMPLLVMTLVINNVSKHVPWVIRPVAEKITNGIKAGFVRPRVKEHILYLEQYLAEHDYFAGDFSFADIQMAFPLIAIQKRLHGKYPNIQAFVQRVQQRSAFQHAEQKSLHSQCA; encoded by the coding sequence ATGATTACCTTACATTACCTACAATGCTCACGTTCATTCCGTATCCTGTGGGCATTAGAAGAACTTGGTGTGGATTACCAAGTTGAGTATTATCAAAGGTCACCTAGTTATGCAGCCCCTGAAAGCCTTAAACAAATTCATCCTTTAGGAAAAGCACCAATTCTGGTTGATGATGAAGAGGTTATTGTAGAATCTGCTGTTATTTTGGATTATTTGCAACAGCAGTATGATGGGCAGCAAAAATTTAAACCAGAACAAGCAAAAGACCAGCGGCAATATTCCTATTGGATGCACTATGCAGAAGGCTCTCTTATGCCATTGTTGGTGATGACTCTCGTCATCAATAATGTAAGCAAGCATGTTCCGTGGGTTATTCGCCCTGTTGCTGAAAAAATTACCAATGGTATAAAAGCTGGTTTTGTTCGTCCTCGTGTAAAAGAACATATTCTCTATCTTGAACAGTATTTGGCAGAACATGATTATTTCGCGGGAGACTTTTCTTTTGCAGATATTCAAATGGCATTTCCACTGATTGCAATCCAAAAACGTTTACATGGTAAATATCCGAATATTCAAGCCTTTGTCCAACGTGTTCAGCAGCGTTCAGCATTTCAGCACGCTGAGCAAAAAAGTTTGCATTCGCAGTGTGCATAA